A genome region from Nocardia sp. NBC_01730 includes the following:
- the argJ gene encoding bifunctional glutamate N-acetyltransferase/amino-acid acetyltransferase ArgJ → MTTTAGTSTESAGGKLVRNQGVTAPLGFRAAGIAAGIKASGKPDLALVFSEGPEYAAAGVFTSNKVKAAPVLWSQQVLTGKRLRAVILNSGGANACTGPAGFQDTHRTAEELAAALSNWGTETGAGEIAVCSTGLIGDRLPMAKLIPAVTEIVHEMGGGLSGGSDAAYAIMTTDTVPKEAAYHHRDKWNVGGMAKGAGMLAPALATMLVVLTTDAAVTADQLDQALRNATGRTFDRLDVDGSCSTNDTVLLLANGASEVTPSQEELDAAVLAVCDDLAAQLMADAEGVTKRVLVTVAGAVSEDEAVAAARTVARDSLVKTALFGSDPNWGRVLAAVGMAPVTLDPNRISVSFNGNPVCVDGVGAPGAREVDLSGADIEVLIELNVGAARATIRTTDLSHGYVEENSAYSS, encoded by the coding sequence GTGACGACAACCGCTGGGACATCGACCGAGAGTGCGGGCGGCAAGCTGGTGCGCAACCAGGGCGTCACGGCGCCGCTCGGCTTCCGCGCGGCGGGTATCGCCGCGGGCATCAAGGCCAGCGGCAAGCCGGATCTGGCGCTGGTGTTCAGCGAAGGCCCCGAATACGCGGCCGCGGGCGTGTTCACCAGCAACAAGGTGAAGGCGGCTCCGGTGCTGTGGTCGCAGCAGGTGCTGACCGGCAAGCGGTTGCGCGCGGTGATCCTGAACTCCGGCGGCGCCAACGCCTGCACCGGGCCCGCCGGATTCCAGGACACACACAGAACCGCCGAGGAACTCGCCGCCGCGTTGAGCAATTGGGGTACCGAGACCGGCGCGGGTGAGATCGCCGTCTGCTCGACCGGGCTCATCGGCGACCGCCTGCCGATGGCCAAGCTGATTCCCGCCGTCACCGAGATCGTGCACGAGATGGGTGGTGGCCTCTCCGGTGGTTCGGACGCCGCGTACGCGATCATGACCACCGACACCGTGCCCAAAGAGGCTGCTTATCACCACCGCGACAAATGGAACGTCGGCGGCATGGCCAAAGGGGCGGGCATGCTGGCCCCCGCGTTGGCGACCATGCTGGTGGTGCTGACCACCGACGCCGCGGTCACCGCCGACCAGCTCGACCAGGCTCTGCGCAATGCCACCGGGCGCACCTTCGACCGGCTCGACGTGGACGGCTCCTGCTCCACCAACGACACCGTGCTGCTGCTGGCCAACGGCGCGAGCGAGGTCACCCCGAGCCAGGAGGAGCTCGATGCCGCCGTGCTCGCGGTCTGCGACGACCTGGCCGCCCAACTGATGGCCGACGCCGAGGGCGTCACCAAGCGGGTGCTGGTCACCGTCGCGGGCGCGGTCAGCGAGGACGAGGCGGTGGCCGCGGCGCGGACCGTCGCCCGCGACAGCCTGGTCAAGACGGCGTTGTTCGGCTCCGACCCGAACTGGGGCCGGGTGCTCGCCGCGGTCGGCATGGCGCCGGTCACGCTCGATCCGAACCGGATCTCGGTGTCGTTCAACGGGAACCCGGTGTGCGTCGACGGCGTCGGTGCGCCGGGCGCCCGCGAGGTGGACCTGTCCGGCGCCGACATCGAGGTGCTGATCGAGCTGAACGTCGGCGCCGCGCGCGCGACGATCCGCACCACGGACCTCTCGCACGGCTACGTCGAAGAGAACTCGGCCTACAGCTCATGA
- a CDS encoding acetylornithine transaminase — protein sequence MTTAELQKRWSAALMNNYGTPKVALVRGAGAVVYDADGNRYIDFLGGIAVNSLGHAHPAILEAVTQQLGTLGHVSNLYASEPVIELAERLLAHFGDGEGRAFFCNSGTEAVEAAFKIARLTGRRKIIACDEAFHGRTMGALALTGQPSKRTPFEPMPPGVVHVPYGDAAALDAVVDEDTAAVFLEPMMGESGVVVPPFDYLAKAREITARNGALLVLDEVQTGIGRTGTFYAHQAVGIVPDMITLAKGLGGGLPIGAVLANGQAAELLTPGLHGTTFGGNPVCAAAALAVLRTIDDTDLLSHVQSVGKRLSDGIELLEHPLIDRVRGAGLLLGIVLTDDLSAQVEARARAAGYLVNPAKPDVIRLAPPLVLTETQADNFVADLPEILDGALADAKGVAAQ from the coding sequence ATGACGACAGCTGAACTGCAGAAGCGGTGGTCCGCCGCGCTGATGAACAACTACGGCACCCCCAAGGTCGCGTTGGTGCGCGGCGCGGGCGCAGTGGTCTACGACGCGGACGGGAACCGCTATATCGATTTCCTCGGCGGCATCGCGGTCAACAGCCTCGGCCACGCGCACCCGGCGATCCTGGAGGCGGTCACCCAGCAACTCGGCACGCTCGGGCACGTCTCGAATCTGTATGCCAGCGAGCCGGTCATCGAGCTGGCCGAGCGGCTGCTCGCGCACTTCGGCGACGGCGAGGGCCGGGCGTTCTTCTGCAACTCCGGCACCGAGGCTGTCGAGGCGGCGTTCAAGATCGCGCGGCTGACCGGGCGGCGCAAGATCATCGCCTGCGACGAGGCGTTCCACGGCCGCACCATGGGGGCGCTCGCCCTCACCGGGCAACCGTCCAAGCGGACGCCGTTCGAGCCGATGCCCCCTGGCGTCGTGCACGTGCCCTACGGTGACGCCGCGGCGCTGGACGCCGTGGTCGACGAGGACACTGCCGCGGTATTCCTCGAGCCGATGATGGGGGAGAGCGGCGTGGTGGTTCCGCCGTTCGACTACCTGGCCAAGGCCCGCGAGATCACCGCGCGGAACGGAGCGCTGCTGGTGCTCGACGAGGTGCAGACCGGCATCGGCCGGACCGGGACGTTCTACGCGCACCAAGCCGTCGGCATCGTGCCGGACATGATCACCCTGGCCAAGGGACTCGGCGGGGGGCTTCCGATCGGTGCGGTGCTGGCCAATGGCCAGGCGGCCGAACTGCTCACGCCGGGCCTGCACGGCACCACCTTCGGCGGCAACCCGGTGTGCGCGGCGGCTGCCCTCGCGGTGCTGCGCACGATCGACGACACCGATCTGCTGTCTCATGTGCAGTCCGTCGGCAAGCGGCTCAGCGACGGCATCGAACTGCTGGAGCACCCACTGATCGACCGGGTGCGCGGCGCGGGCCTGCTGCTGGGCATCGTGCTCACCGACGACCTGTCGGCGCAGGTCGAGGCGCGGGCGCGGGCGGCGGGATATCTGGTGAACCCAGCCAAGCCCGACGTGATCCGGCTCGCTCCGCCGCTGGTGCTCACCGAGACCCAGGCCGACAATTTCGTCGCCGACCTGCCGGAGATCTTGGACGGCGCGCTAGCGGACGCGAAAGGGGTTGCGGCGCAATGA
- the argB gene encoding acetylglutamate kinase → MTSQVLHTLSALDKAHVLADALPWLQRFRDKIVVVKYGGNAMIDEELKRAFAADMAFLRTVGVHPVVVHGGGPQISAMLKKLGMQGEFRGGFRVTTPEVMDVVRMVLFGQVGRELVGLINAHGPYAVGTSGEDAGLFTATRRTVDVDGEPTDIGLVGDVTAVNPDAVLDLIGAGRIPVVSTIAPDADGVVHNINADTAAAALAEGIGAEKLVVLTDVEGLYTNWPDRSSLATRIDTAELTELLPSLDAGMVPKMEACLRAVRAGVPTAHVIDGRVPHAVLLELFTGEGIGTMVTPAPLIPNGSRPLDGTKQ, encoded by the coding sequence ATGACCAGTCAGGTGCTGCACACGCTCTCCGCACTGGACAAGGCGCACGTCCTGGCCGACGCGCTGCCGTGGCTGCAGAGGTTCCGGGACAAGATCGTCGTGGTGAAGTACGGCGGCAACGCCATGATCGACGAGGAACTCAAGCGGGCCTTCGCCGCCGACATGGCCTTTCTGCGCACGGTCGGCGTGCACCCGGTGGTGGTGCACGGGGGCGGACCGCAGATCAGCGCGATGTTGAAAAAGCTCGGCATGCAAGGGGAATTCCGCGGCGGATTCCGGGTGACCACACCCGAGGTGATGGACGTGGTGCGGATGGTGCTGTTCGGTCAGGTCGGCCGCGAACTGGTCGGGTTGATCAACGCGCACGGCCCGTACGCCGTCGGCACCTCCGGTGAGGACGCGGGGCTGTTCACCGCGACCCGCCGCACCGTCGACGTGGATGGCGAGCCGACCGACATCGGCTTGGTCGGCGACGTCACCGCGGTGAACCCGGACGCCGTGCTCGACTTGATCGGCGCGGGCCGTATCCCGGTGGTATCGACGATCGCGCCGGACGCCGACGGCGTGGTGCACAACATCAACGCCGACACCGCCGCCGCCGCGCTCGCCGAGGGGATCGGGGCCGAGAAACTGGTGGTGCTCACCGACGTCGAGGGCCTGTATACGAACTGGCCGGACCGGTCGTCGCTCGCGACGCGCATCGACACGGCCGAGCTGACGGAGTTGCTCCCCAGCCTGGATGCGGGCATGGTGCCCAAGATGGAAGCCTGCCTGCGCGCCGTGCGAGCCGGGGTGCCGACCGCCCATGTGATCGACGGTCGCGTCCCGCACGCCGTGCTGCTGGAACTGTTCACCGGAGAAGGAATCGGAACGATGGTGACGCCCGCCCCGCTCATCCCGAACGGGTCGCGCCCACTGGACGGAACGAAACAATGA